Proteins found in one Phocoena sinus isolate mPhoSin1 chromosome 5, mPhoSin1.pri, whole genome shotgun sequence genomic segment:
- the ODAM gene encoding LOW QUALITY PROTEIN: odontogenic ameloblast-associated protein (The sequence of the model RefSeq protein was modified relative to this genomic sequence to represent the inferred CDS: deleted 2 bases in 2 codons; substituted 1 base at 1 genomic stop codon): MKTIILLGILGATISAPLIPQCLMSASNSNELLLNLNNAHLQPLRLQDPFNSWIPPFTGILQQQQQAQIPGLSRFPLSTLDRFAGQVPNQIPFPGQVSFAQETQAGQLNPSQPQTPPQTKQGPNKMXVMPSVFSFKMPRELAQMLLYYPVYMLLHWDQPQQTVAQSPPQTGQLLFEEQMPFYTEFGYIPQQAEPVMPREQQQPAFDPFLGTAPEIAVMVTGGVSPYLQKKMINFKHADAGIFIPSTSQKPSTTNFFTSAIDPTITPELMEKKAKTNSLKEP, from the exons atgaaaactataattctTCTTGGGATACTGGGAGCCACAATATCAGCCCCA cTTATTCCACAGTGTCTTATGTCTGCAAGCAACAGCAATGAG TTACTTCTGAACCTTAATAATGCTCACCTTCAGCCACTACGGCTTCAG GATCCATTTAATTCATGGATTCCTCCTTTCACTGGAATTCtacaacagcagcagcag gcTCAAATTCCAGGACTCTCCCGATTCCCTTTATCAACTCTTGACCGGTTTGCTGGACAGGTCCCAAATCAGATACCCTTCCCAGGACAGGTCAGTTTTGCCCAAGAAACCCAGGCAGGACAGCTGAACCCCTCACAGCCTCAAACACCACCGCAGACCAAACAGGGCCCTAATAAAATGTAA GTTATGCCCTCTGTGTTCTCCTTCAAAATGCCTCGTGAGCTAGCACAG ATGCTTCTGTATTACCCAGTTTACATGCTCCTACACTGGGACCAGCCTCAACAAACAGTCGCACAGTCACCTCCACAAACTGGACAGCTGCTGTTTGAGGAGCAG ATGCCATTCTATACTGAATTTGGATATATTCCACAACAAGCAGAACCT GTTATGCCGAGAGAACAGCAGCAACCAGCCTTTGATCCCTTCCTAGGCACAGCTCCTGAAATTGCTGTGATGGTAA CAGGAGGAGTGTCaccatatttacaa aaaaaaatgataaattttaagcACGCCGATGCAGGAATTTTCATTCCTTCAACTTCACAAAAACCCAGCACAACAAATTTTTTTACCTCTGCTATTGACCCAACTATTACCCCAGAACTCATGGAAAAGAAG GCCAAGACCAATAGCCTAAAGGAACCATAA